The genome window aaaagaaaaaaaccctgatttttccaaaaaaaaaaaaaactggaaaaatcagCAAAACGGAAGACAAATTGtgaaaattacctttttttttcaatttttagaaaattttatttgaaatattttatgtgcATAAAAAGTCATGTGTAGATGAACtgtacatatttcataatttaattctAGTAGCAAAGTATACAATATGCAGCACAGTCTGGGGAAAGGAGGTGTATGTTTGACATCACATCAGCTTAGGAGGTGTGTTCAGGGACACGCGTCTATCATGTCCCTCAGGACGTTCCCTATGTCCTATACCTGATTAGGCTGACagtaacccccccaccccccatgagTTTTGTACCTTAATCCTCTTACTCTAGTCCTCCCTCCCATTCGACTTTCGCGCTCGCACGCTTCCTTTCTCTGAGTAGTACCGCTGACTGCGTTTGTTTCGGGGCTTCACAGCTACgcttgtgtgagtgtgtgaagtGATGCGGTGAAGTCCACTAGGACATTAGCGTGCTGCAGACAGTTACTTCGGGTCAGCTGCAGCGATCCTGAGCGAGACATACCCGTTACCAAAAGCAATGACTGGCGGATGATAACTGACACATAACagtagggggcgtagtggttagagccgttgccttgcaatcagaaggGAACGGGACGGAAAGCTTGCTCCTGATATTGTACCCCAGGTCAAGGTACTTAAAccgaagtgatacagtaaaaattacccagccgtatacaggaataaaggaataaatgataataatgataaacttCAGCTGCTAGTTATTGGTGTAGCTCATGCCATCTGAACACTCCCAAACAGCGTTGACCAAGCACACTGAGCGTATCTCTTCTATGCACGCTTAGGGACGACCCCGGCTGTCGTTCAAGCGGCGCCCACCCACGCGACAGCACAGGAAGTCCTGCAATGAGGAGGTGCTGCCAGCAGAGGATGGCACCGCCGTCAATTCGCCAGATGCCTCGATGGCCGGAGGTGGCCAGGGAGCGGCTGCAGAGGCTGCAGAGGCTGCAGGGGAGCACCACGATGGTGTTTCCCCTGGCCCTGCCCTCACTCTAAGCCCTGCCCCGGCTGCCGAAACAGGCGGCGACGGGGACAGCGCGGAGAAAGAGGCGGCAGTGCAGGAGGAAGATGATGTCTTTGCTGTGGAAAGCACCGCGAAGGAGGGAAGTGCTGGGAAGGAGGCTCCGGAAGAGCCGCTGCCAGCCGCTGCTCAGGAACCACAGCGAAACACCCAGTGTGGAGAAACAGCAGAGGCCAAGGTCTGCAGATTATTTTCTTTGAACACCATGGTCTGATGACCGCCATTGTTGCCTGTATCGTGCACCAGAGTGCGCTTGTAACGAAATTTCCTTCCCCTGTATGTGTGACCCACCTATAGCTGGAATGGCAATATagttcactttgacttttttCGTTCGTGtgttggagcagcaggtagggTAGTGATTAAGGGCATGACCTTGTAACCCAAAGGTTGACAGTTTAAGCTTCATTATTGCTGTGAGTAAGGGGGTGCgatggtacagtgggtttgaccgggtcctgctctccagtggggctggggtttgagtcccgcttggggtgccttgtgacggactggcgtcctgtcctggattcgacccctccccctccagccttacaccctgagttgccaggttaggctccccacgacccc of Scleropages formosus chromosome 10, fSclFor1.1, whole genome shotgun sequence contains these proteins:
- the zgc:153184 gene encoding capZ-interacting protein, which codes for MEEPPVKPSVSKLAEKFKGQPFPIPSRHEEKPAVGSTQASKSRNRNSALIEKLQANLSLSPTSLLPLTRNPEAKLQPKPPGTTPPVTPPLTPTSPPQPTSEEEAPTGFETPAEGSVLPSFNKGRPRLSFKRRPPTRQHRKSCNEEVLPAEDGTAVNSPDASMAGGGQGAAAEAAEAAGEHHDGVSPGPALTLSPAPAAETGGDGDSAEKEAAVQEEDDVFAVESTAKEGSAGKEAPEEPLPAAAQEPQRNTQCGETAEAKGNQPRSPGD